Proteins encoded within one genomic window of Manis pentadactyla isolate mManPen7 chromosome 4, mManPen7.hap1, whole genome shotgun sequence:
- the LOC118911148 gene encoding keratin-associated protein 17-1, whose product MGCCSGDCFACCPQEQDCCEVCCCQPACCGCCGPCCASCCGCGGSGCGGCGGDCCGSSCCGSGCGGCGGGCCGSSCCGPSGCCGPVCCQPAPACDTK is encoded by the coding sequence ATGGGGTGCTGCTCAGGGGACTGTTTCGCCTGCTGCCCGCAGGAGCAGGACTGCTGTGAAGTGTGCTGCTGTCAGCCCGCCTGCTGCGGCTGCTGTGGACCCTGCTGCGCGTCCTGCTGCGGCTGCGGGGGCTCGGGCTGCGGGGGCTGTGGGGGCGACTGCTGCGGGTCTTCCTGCTGCGGATCCGGCTGCGGAGGCTGCGGCGGCGGCTGCTGCGGATCCAGTTGCTGCGGCCCCTCGGGGTGCTGCGGCCCTGTGTGCTGCCAGCCCGCGCCTGCGTGCGACACCAAATGA